The Streptomyces nitrosporeus genome includes a window with the following:
- a CDS encoding oxidoreductase: protein MSTTSSDPLAALGALPGVADAVDSVRKAVDRVYGHRVMRRRSNEVTAEAALRGARATAALSGADWNLEEVRRRSDFSGDSEARVVGAALRLTAEAGQLLSIWRQSPIRVLARLHLVAAGGAAADETVGRPRLAGEPVDDALIDVPLPGADEVAGRLDGLSGLILTGSEAPALVTAAVVHGELLALRPFGSCNGLVARTAERIVLIGSGLDPKSICPAEVGHAEQGRAAYAEAFSGYLSGEPEGMAAWIEHCGRAVELGVRESTAVCEALQRGAA from the coding sequence ATGAGTACGACTTCCTCCGACCCGCTCGCCGCACTGGGTGCCCTGCCTGGGGTGGCCGACGCGGTGGATTCCGTACGCAAGGCCGTGGACCGGGTCTACGGTCACCGGGTCATGCGGCGGCGCAGCAATGAGGTGACGGCCGAGGCGGCTTTGCGCGGGGCGCGCGCGACGGCGGCACTCTCGGGCGCCGACTGGAACCTTGAGGAGGTGCGCAGGCGCAGCGACTTCAGCGGTGACAGCGAAGCGCGTGTCGTGGGGGCGGCTCTGCGGCTCACCGCGGAAGCGGGACAGCTGCTCTCGATCTGGAGGCAGTCGCCGATCCGTGTGCTGGCGCGGCTGCATCTCGTGGCGGCCGGCGGTGCGGCCGCCGATGAAACGGTGGGCCGGCCCCGCCTCGCGGGGGAGCCGGTCGATGACGCTCTGATCGACGTCCCTCTCCCCGGAGCGGACGAGGTGGCGGGACGGCTGGACGGACTTTCCGGTCTCATCCTCACCGGAAGCGAGGCGCCCGCCCTGGTGACGGCGGCTGTCGTGCACGGGGAGTTGCTCGCTCTGCGACCCTTCGGCTCCTGCAACGGCCTGGTCGCGCGCACTGCTGAACGGATCGTGTTGATCGGCAGCGGCCTCGACCCGAAGTCGATCTGTCCTGCCGAGGTGGGGCATGCCGAACAGGGCCGGGCGGCTTATGCGGAAGCGTTCAGCGGCTACCTGTCGGGCGAGCCGGAGGGAATGGCTGCCTGGATCGAGCACTGCGGACGAGCGGTGGAGCTGGGAGTGAGGGAATCGACGGCAGTGTGTGAGGCCCTGCAGCGCGGAGCGGCGTAA
- a CDS encoding HAD family hydrolase produces the protein MLTFVENCFSPRTAAFFDLDKTVIAKSSTLTFSKSFYQGGLINRRAVLRTAYTQFVFLAGGADHDQMERMREYLSSLCKGWNVQQVKELVAETLHELIDPIIYDEAATLIEEHHTAGRDVVIVSTSGAEVVEPIGELLGADRVVATRMVVGDDGCFTGEVEYYAYGPTKAEAVRALAASEGYDLSRCYAYSDSATDVPMLESVGHPYAVNPDRALRREAAQREWPILVFDRPVRLKQRLPALSMPTRPALVAAAAVGAAAMAAGVVWYAGRRRNHALSS, from the coding sequence ATGCTCACCTTTGTGGAAAACTGCTTCTCGCCGCGTACAGCAGCCTTCTTTGACCTGGACAAGACGGTCATTGCGAAGTCATCGACTCTCACCTTCAGCAAGTCCTTCTACCAGGGTGGGCTGATCAACCGCCGCGCCGTACTGCGGACCGCGTACACACAGTTCGTGTTCCTTGCCGGAGGCGCCGATCACGACCAGATGGAGCGGATGCGTGAATACCTTTCATCCCTCTGCAAGGGCTGGAACGTCCAGCAGGTCAAGGAGCTGGTCGCCGAAACCCTGCATGAGCTGATCGACCCGATCATCTACGACGAGGCCGCGACGCTCATCGAAGAGCACCACACCGCTGGGCGCGATGTGGTCATCGTGTCGACTTCCGGCGCCGAGGTGGTCGAGCCGATCGGCGAACTGCTCGGCGCCGACCGGGTCGTCGCCACCCGCATGGTCGTCGGCGACGACGGATGCTTCACCGGCGAAGTGGAGTACTACGCCTACGGACCGACCAAGGCGGAGGCGGTCAGGGCACTCGCCGCCTCCGAGGGCTACGACCTTTCGCGGTGCTACGCGTACAGCGACTCCGCCACCGACGTACCCATGCTCGAATCGGTAGGCCACCCGTATGCCGTCAACCCGGATCGAGCACTTCGGCGGGAAGCGGCCCAGCGGGAATGGCCGATTCTCGTCTTCGACCGTCCGGTACGACTCAAGCAGCGGCTGCCCGCCCTTTCCATGCCCACGCGTCCGGCACTGGTGGCCGCCGCAGCAGTGGGCGCAGCAGCCATGGCAGCTGGAGTCGTCTGGTACGCCGGCCGTCGGCGCAACCACGCCCTCAGCAGCTGA
- the ssd gene encoding septum site-determining protein Ssd — translation MAGSLAREGLTNTGERGGGPLIMTEDAHLLDDLLRLCAAAGAMPEVHHGLPETKGAWERAPIVLVGDDAAARCRGAARRRGVMLVGRDQDDPGVWRRAVEIGAEYVLCLPDAENWIIDQIANAAEGVGNPALTIGVLGGRGGSGASTLACALAVTAAKSGRRTMLVDGDPLGGGIDVLLGGENVEGMRWPDFARSTGRMGGGALEESLPALHGLRVLSWGRNDEVAIPPQAMRAVLAAARRLGGVVVVDLPRRVDEGVAEALTQLDAGLLVVPGELRAVAAARRVASVAGMVLNDLRIVARGPYAPGLDERWVARTLGLPLVGDLPSEPGLAAALNSGEPPGADPRGALARFCNAFWEQADMRRAPHGPASIGTGAS, via the coding sequence ATGGCTGGATCCCTCGCACGAGAAGGACTGACGAACACCGGGGAGCGGGGCGGCGGACCGCTGATCATGACTGAGGACGCGCATTTGCTGGACGACCTGCTGAGGCTGTGCGCGGCGGCCGGAGCCATGCCCGAGGTGCACCACGGGCTGCCGGAGACGAAGGGGGCCTGGGAGCGGGCGCCGATCGTCCTCGTGGGGGACGACGCGGCCGCGCGATGCCGTGGGGCGGCGCGCAGGCGCGGCGTGATGCTGGTCGGCCGTGATCAGGACGACCCGGGTGTCTGGCGTCGCGCGGTTGAGATCGGGGCCGAATACGTGCTGTGCCTTCCTGACGCGGAGAACTGGATCATCGATCAGATCGCCAATGCCGCGGAAGGGGTCGGAAACCCGGCGCTCACCATCGGGGTACTGGGCGGGCGAGGCGGATCCGGCGCGTCCACCCTGGCCTGCGCGCTTGCCGTCACTGCGGCGAAGTCCGGCCGGCGCACCATGCTGGTCGACGGTGACCCCCTGGGGGGAGGCATCGACGTTCTGCTCGGGGGAGAGAACGTCGAGGGGATGCGATGGCCGGATTTCGCTCGTTCCACAGGAAGGATGGGCGGCGGAGCGCTGGAGGAGTCACTGCCTGCGCTGCACGGACTGCGTGTACTCAGCTGGGGCCGGAACGACGAAGTGGCCATCCCACCACAGGCGATGCGAGCCGTGCTCGCTGCAGCGCGCCGGCTCGGAGGGGTGGTGGTCGTGGACCTGCCGCGCCGTGTGGACGAGGGCGTGGCGGAGGCGCTGACCCAGCTCGATGCCGGGCTCTTGGTCGTCCCGGGTGAGCTCAGGGCGGTCGCGGCAGCCAGGCGTGTGGCGTCGGTGGCCGGAATGGTCCTGAACGACCTTCGGATCGTTGCCCGGGGCCCCTATGCCCCAGGGCTCGACGAGCGATGGGTCGCCCGGACTCTGGGGCTGCCTCTGGTCGGAGATCTCCCGTCGGAACCCGGCCTGGCCGCGGCGTTGAACAGCGGCGAGCCGCCGGGAGCCGATCCCCGCGGTGCACTGGCTCGTTTCTGCAACGCCTTCTGGGAACAGGCCGATATGCGAAGGGCCCCTCACGGCCCGGCGTCCATCGGGACGGGGGCATCATGA
- a CDS encoding TadA family conjugal transfer-associated ATPase, with the protein MTEVLLDAVRQRLARSGAAPTPAGVAAALREQGRLLSDAEVLGAAEELRGELVGTGVLEHLLADPSVTDVLVSGPDRVWVDRGRGLELTRVTFRDAAAVRRLAQRLAAVTGRRLDDARPWVDARLPDGTRMHAVLPPVSVGSTCLSLRVVRPRAFTLEELVDAGTVPPGGDRFLEQLIEARVSYLISGGTGAGKTTLLSSLLGAVGPGERIVLAEDSAELRPDHPHVVRLESRPANQEGAGQVTLRDLVRQALRMRPDRLVVGEVRGAEVTDLLAALNTGHEGGCCTVHANAAEHVPARLEALGTAAGLDRAALHSQLAAALSVVLHLVRGRDGQRRLAEVHVLKRDDAGLVITVPALRWGSGSFLAERGWEQLEPLIGATA; encoded by the coding sequence ATGACGGAGGTTCTGCTCGACGCGGTGAGGCAACGTCTGGCTCGCAGCGGTGCGGCGCCCACCCCCGCCGGGGTCGCGGCGGCACTGAGGGAGCAAGGCCGTCTGCTGAGCGACGCGGAAGTGCTCGGAGCCGCGGAGGAACTGCGAGGGGAACTCGTCGGTACGGGGGTACTGGAGCACCTCCTCGCCGATCCCTCGGTGACCGACGTCCTGGTGTCGGGTCCCGACCGGGTATGGGTGGACCGGGGGCGAGGACTCGAACTCACCCGGGTCACCTTCAGGGACGCGGCGGCGGTCAGGCGGCTGGCACAGCGTCTGGCCGCGGTGACGGGCCGTCGGCTGGACGACGCCCGGCCGTGGGTGGACGCGCGGCTGCCGGACGGGACACGGATGCACGCGGTACTGCCACCGGTGTCGGTCGGATCAACCTGCCTGTCGTTGAGGGTCGTCCGTCCTCGTGCTTTCACACTGGAGGAACTCGTCGACGCCGGCACCGTGCCACCCGGCGGGGACCGCTTTCTGGAGCAGTTGATCGAGGCGCGGGTCTCCTACCTGATCAGCGGGGGCACGGGCGCTGGAAAGACGACCCTGCTGTCGAGTCTGCTCGGTGCCGTCGGGCCCGGGGAACGCATCGTGCTCGCCGAGGACTCAGCTGAACTACGCCCCGACCACCCCCATGTCGTACGTCTGGAGTCACGCCCCGCCAATCAGGAGGGGGCGGGGCAGGTGACTCTCCGGGACCTGGTGCGCCAGGCGCTGCGCATGCGCCCCGACCGGCTGGTGGTGGGCGAGGTGCGAGGCGCCGAGGTGACCGATCTGCTGGCAGCCCTCAACACGGGTCATGAAGGCGGCTGTTGCACGGTGCACGCCAATGCCGCGGAACATGTCCCGGCTCGTCTCGAAGCGTTGGGCACAGCCGCCGGTCTCGACCGTGCGGCATTGCACAGCCAGTTGGCGGCTGCCTTGTCCGTCGTGCTTCACCTCGTGCGAGGCCGGGACGGACAGCGGCGACTGGCCGAGGTACACGTGCTCAAGAGGGACGACGCCGGACTGGTGATCACCGTCCCGGCATTGCGGTGGGGATCCGGGAGTTTCCTTGCCGAGCGGGGCTGGGAGCAACTGGAGCCGCTGATCGGAGCGACCGCGTGA
- a CDS encoding type II secretion system F family protein, whose product MAVGAGLAGGLAVIRDPAAGRARNMFAGHRTGSVPPAAGWVAVRAKLGAHQEWLCAPPAVLLAMLGQSVLPLLAGAVAVPLVGRWIRRRTMRRDREQAAHAVTDLCGAIAGELRAGREPGQALLTAERSEGALGAAEPAVLAAARFGGDVPDALRKAAVVPGREGLSGMAACWQVAVDGGAGLAMGLARLERALRAESRAREELRAHLAGAWSTVVVLALLPVAGLGLGAAMGADPLGVLLHSPEGLACLLVGSLLEAVGLFWAARIVRAGEAM is encoded by the coding sequence ATGGCCGTCGGCGCAGGGCTGGCGGGAGGTCTGGCGGTCATCAGGGACCCCGCGGCAGGGCGGGCGCGGAACATGTTCGCGGGCCACCGGACCGGGAGCGTGCCACCCGCTGCCGGATGGGTGGCTGTCCGCGCGAAGCTCGGCGCACACCAGGAGTGGTTGTGCGCCCCACCGGCTGTGTTACTCGCGATGCTGGGCCAGTCGGTGCTTCCGCTGCTGGCCGGTGCCGTAGCCGTGCCACTGGTGGGCCGGTGGATCCGGCGGCGGACGATGCGGCGGGACCGCGAGCAGGCGGCGCACGCGGTGACGGACCTGTGCGGAGCGATCGCGGGGGAGCTCCGGGCCGGCCGTGAACCTGGGCAGGCTCTGCTCACCGCGGAACGGAGCGAGGGAGCGCTGGGGGCGGCCGAGCCCGCAGTCCTTGCCGCCGCGCGCTTCGGCGGTGATGTGCCGGATGCGCTGCGGAAAGCCGCGGTCGTACCGGGCCGGGAAGGGCTTTCCGGGATGGCGGCCTGCTGGCAGGTGGCGGTGGACGGTGGAGCCGGGCTCGCCATGGGTCTGGCACGCCTTGAACGGGCGTTGCGCGCGGAGAGCCGGGCGCGGGAGGAACTCCGCGCGCACCTGGCCGGTGCCTGGTCGACGGTGGTCGTGCTCGCCCTGTTGCCGGTGGCCGGTCTCGGCCTGGGAGCGGCGATGGGTGCCGACCCGCTGGGGGTTCTGCTGCACAGCCCTGAAGGTCTTGCGTGCCTCCTCGTGGGTTCACTGCTGGAAGCCGTGGGGCTGTTCTGGGCAGCGCGCATCGTGCGGGCCGGGGAGGCTATGTGA
- a CDS encoding type II secretion system F family protein, whose protein sequence is MFLAALWSGFRRGRVSRRRGIRLVDPLGHRRPAGSRRFQWVSRDGARRWGPVAAAWVACWFLLGGAIGCGAGLVAAYGTFRWRRSVETCEAGAEEKAESSFLAAQLPLVADLLAACLSAGAGPLDAAVAVGRSVGGPVGDRLTRIAAEIRLGAEPSDAWGRLGEIPGARPLARCLERAGVTGAPAAESVSRLADEMRAERASAAVARAQRAGVLITAPVGLCFLPAFLSVGVAPVVIGLADGLLHRG, encoded by the coding sequence ATGTTTTTGGCCGCCCTGTGGAGCGGGTTCAGGCGAGGGCGGGTGTCTCGTCGGCGAGGAATTCGGCTGGTGGACCCTTTGGGGCATCGTCGCCCGGCCGGCAGTCGGAGGTTCCAGTGGGTGAGCCGAGACGGTGCCCGACGGTGGGGACCTGTGGCAGCTGCCTGGGTGGCCTGCTGGTTCCTCCTGGGCGGGGCCATCGGATGCGGAGCCGGCCTCGTGGCGGCATACGGCACGTTCCGGTGGCGGCGTTCCGTGGAGACATGCGAGGCCGGTGCGGAGGAGAAGGCGGAATCCTCCTTCCTCGCCGCGCAGTTGCCGCTCGTGGCCGATCTGCTGGCCGCATGCCTGTCCGCCGGGGCCGGGCCACTGGACGCGGCAGTGGCGGTGGGGAGATCCGTGGGCGGGCCTGTCGGTGACCGGCTGACACGTATCGCGGCGGAGATCCGCCTGGGGGCTGAACCGTCGGACGCGTGGGGCCGGTTGGGCGAGATACCCGGTGCTCGGCCACTCGCGCGTTGTCTGGAGCGGGCCGGCGTGACGGGGGCTCCGGCAGCGGAGTCCGTGTCCCGCCTCGCGGACGAGATGCGTGCTGAGCGGGCGAGTGCGGCCGTGGCACGTGCTCAGCGTGCGGGCGTGCTGATCACCGCACCGGTCGGGCTGTGCTTCCTGCCCGCCTTCCTCTCCGTAGGCGTGGCACCGGTGGTGATCGGGCTGGCCGACGGTCTCCTTCACAGGGGCTGA
- a CDS encoding DUF4244 domain-containing protein, with protein sequence MTPDHNTMKRYTGRQGNEVEKRKNAVTRALVSARRSWDVRVGRLLARNWREQGMTTSEYAVGTIAACAFAAVLYKVVTSGAVQSALQSLIKEALDAKF encoded by the coding sequence ATGACACCTGACCACAACACGATGAAGCGGTACACGGGAAGGCAGGGCAACGAGGTGGAGAAGCGGAAGAACGCCGTGACGCGGGCGCTGGTCTCGGCGCGCCGTTCCTGGGACGTCAGGGTCGGCAGGCTGCTGGCGAGGAACTGGCGGGAACAGGGCATGACCACGTCCGAATACGCGGTGGGAACGATCGCGGCGTGTGCATTCGCCGCCGTTCTCTACAAGGTGGTGACCAGTGGAGCGGTGCAGTCCGCCCTGCAGTCGTTGATCAAGGAGGCTCTCGATGCGAAGTTCTGA
- a CDS encoding TadE family type IV pilus minor pilin: MRSSEGAGKGMPGPVKARGRSPGYGATERGAVTAEAAMAIPVLITFVLALVWALVAACDQIRCVDAARAGARAAARSEPESDVLSAAREAAPDGARIVVERAGELWRVRVESPAPGPGAGALTLRAEAAALAEETVGAGS; this comes from the coding sequence ATGCGAAGTTCTGAGGGGGCCGGAAAAGGGATGCCCGGCCCGGTGAAGGCCCGGGGCCGGAGCCCGGGATACGGGGCCACCGAACGGGGAGCGGTGACCGCGGAGGCTGCTATGGCGATTCCCGTTCTGATCACGTTCGTTCTGGCCCTCGTCTGGGCGTTGGTCGCCGCATGCGATCAGATCCGCTGCGTGGATGCCGCGCGGGCCGGGGCCCGTGCGGCTGCCCGCTCGGAGCCGGAGTCCGATGTGCTGTCCGCGGCACGGGAGGCGGCACCGGACGGCGCCCGGATCGTGGTGGAACGGGCAGGAGAGCTGTGGAGGGTCCGCGTGGAGTCGCCCGCGCCGGGGCCGGGCGCCGGGGCCCTGACCCTCAGAGCGGAGGCAGCCGCGCTCGCGGAGGAGACCGTGGGAGCCGGTTCATGA
- a CDS encoding Rv3654c family TadE-like protein, protein MRKNARNPRDRWGDQGVATVWVAVTTATLCAVFAAVLAVGQAVAARHKAGAAADLAALAAADHALDGSPAACGAAIRVADAQGAEVVRCVIQGDVADVVVRGSFGPYGPEVRSRAGPPEAGPAGGQTVLSRPGVAGR, encoded by the coding sequence ATGAGAAAGAACGCCAGGAATCCTCGGGACCGGTGGGGTGACCAAGGTGTCGCCACGGTGTGGGTGGCAGTGACCACTGCAACGCTGTGTGCGGTTTTCGCAGCGGTGCTTGCGGTCGGCCAAGCGGTGGCCGCACGGCATAAAGCGGGTGCGGCAGCGGATCTCGCCGCCCTGGCGGCCGCGGATCATGCTCTTGACGGGAGTCCGGCAGCGTGTGGAGCGGCGATACGAGTGGCCGATGCCCAGGGGGCGGAAGTGGTGCGGTGCGTCATTCAGGGGGATGTCGCCGATGTGGTCGTACGAGGGTCCTTCGGTCCGTACGGTCCGGAGGTCAGGTCGCGGGCCGGACCTCCTGAGGCCGGGCCGGCTGGTGGGCAGACCGTGCTATCGAGGCCGGGCGTGGCCGGACGGTGA
- a CDS encoding DEAD/DEAH box helicase: MAFNHLPAAMHDALGPLSVTPVTHSVPMAKKHRPSQPPENGSSRLSPAVVLDRLAAGASRAARITHTEHLPPRTGSHALWPDRIRPEVVAAIARAGIDHPWTHQAVAAEHALDGESVVIATGTASGKSLAYLAPVLSALLDGSDAPNGQGTTALYLAPTKALAADQLRSVKALAAPLGSSVRPAVYDGDTPVEEREWVRQYANYVLTNPDMLHRGVLPSHPRWASFLRALRFVVIDECHTYRGVFGSHVAQVLRRLRRLCARYGSDPVFLLASATAAEPSVAAGRLTGIPVTEVSDDASPRGEMVFALWEPPLTELHGEKGAPVRRTATAETADLLTGLTLQGVRSVAFVRSRRGAELISLIAKERLAETDLSLPGRVAAYRGGYLPEERRALEQALHSGELLGLAATTALELGIDVSGLDAVVIAGYPGTRASLWQQAGRAGRSGQGALAVLVARDDPLDTFLVHHPEALFRQPVESTVLDPDNPYVLAPHLCAAAAELPLTEADIPLFGPAVPELLPQLEAAKLLRRRAAGWHWTRRERAADLTDIRGGGGRPVQIVEEGTGRLLGTVEESAAHTAVHEGAVHLHQGRTYLVRTLDLQESVALVEEAAPPYSTTARDTTAVAVLKTDTEIPWGDGRLCFGSVEVTHQVVSFLRRRLITGEVLGETKLDLPPRTLRTRAVWWTVAEDQLDAAGISPEILGGALHAAEHASIGMLPLFATCDRWDIGGVSVPLHPDTLLPTVFVYDGHPGGAGFAERAFRTACAWLTATRQAIASCECEAGCPSCIQSPKCGNGNEPLHKRGAVRLLAELLRNAPPDPGGGPRPEGSEQ; encoded by the coding sequence ATGGCATTCAATCACTTACCAGCAGCCATGCACGACGCCTTGGGCCCATTGTCCGTCACGCCGGTGACACACTCGGTGCCGATGGCCAAGAAACACCGCCCTAGTCAACCACCCGAGAACGGCAGCTCGCGCCTGTCTCCAGCAGTGGTCCTCGACCGGCTCGCCGCAGGGGCGAGCCGGGCAGCGCGCATCACTCATACGGAGCACCTGCCCCCGCGGACGGGAAGCCATGCCTTGTGGCCCGACCGCATCCGGCCGGAAGTGGTCGCGGCAATCGCCCGGGCGGGGATCGACCATCCGTGGACCCACCAGGCCGTCGCCGCCGAGCACGCCCTGGACGGTGAATCCGTGGTCATCGCCACCGGAACGGCGTCGGGCAAGTCCCTCGCTTACCTCGCCCCGGTCCTGAGCGCCCTCCTGGACGGCTCCGACGCCCCGAACGGCCAGGGGACCACCGCGCTGTACCTCGCCCCCACCAAGGCCCTCGCCGCCGATCAGCTCCGTTCGGTGAAGGCACTCGCCGCCCCGCTCGGCTCCTCGGTCCGGCCCGCGGTCTACGACGGGGACACGCCGGTGGAAGAACGCGAATGGGTGCGCCAGTACGCCAACTACGTACTCACCAATCCCGACATGCTGCATCGGGGCGTACTGCCCTCCCACCCCCGCTGGGCTTCCTTCCTGCGTGCCCTGCGCTTCGTCGTCATCGACGAGTGCCACACCTACCGGGGTGTCTTCGGCTCCCATGTCGCCCAGGTGTTGCGTCGCCTGCGCCGTCTCTGTGCGCGATACGGCTCCGATCCGGTATTCCTCCTCGCCTCGGCCACCGCGGCCGAGCCTTCCGTCGCCGCAGGCCGTCTCACCGGCATCCCCGTCACCGAGGTGTCCGACGACGCCTCCCCCCGCGGCGAGATGGTCTTCGCTCTGTGGGAACCCCCTCTGACCGAGCTGCATGGCGAGAAGGGCGCACCCGTGCGCCGTACCGCCACCGCCGAGACGGCCGACCTGCTGACCGGTCTGACGCTTCAGGGCGTCCGCTCCGTCGCCTTCGTCCGTTCACGGCGTGGCGCCGAACTGATCTCGTTGATCGCCAAGGAACGGCTGGCCGAGACCGACCTCTCCCTGCCCGGGCGGGTCGCGGCCTATCGCGGCGGTTACCTGCCGGAGGAGCGCCGGGCCCTGGAACAGGCCCTGCACTCGGGTGAGCTGCTCGGCCTGGCCGCCACGACAGCACTGGAACTCGGTATCGACGTCTCGGGGCTGGATGCCGTCGTCATCGCCGGTTACCCGGGAACCAGGGCGTCGCTCTGGCAGCAGGCCGGCCGCGCCGGACGGTCCGGGCAGGGGGCGCTCGCTGTGCTGGTCGCCCGGGACGACCCTCTGGACACCTTCCTCGTCCACCACCCCGAGGCCCTGTTCCGGCAACCGGTGGAATCGACCGTCCTCGACCCCGACAACCCGTACGTCCTCGCCCCGCACCTGTGCGCAGCCGCCGCCGAACTGCCGCTCACCGAAGCCGACATTCCTCTGTTCGGCCCAGCGGTTCCCGAGTTGCTGCCGCAGCTGGAGGCCGCGAAACTGCTGCGCAGACGTGCGGCCGGCTGGCACTGGACCCGGCGTGAGCGTGCCGCCGACCTCACGGACATCCGCGGCGGGGGCGGCCGGCCCGTGCAGATCGTCGAGGAGGGCACCGGCCGGCTCCTGGGCACGGTCGAGGAGTCGGCCGCGCATACCGCCGTGCACGAAGGCGCCGTGCACCTGCACCAGGGCCGTACCTACCTGGTGCGGACACTGGACCTCCAGGAATCGGTGGCCTTGGTCGAAGAAGCGGCCCCCCCGTACTCGACCACCGCACGGGACACCACCGCCGTCGCCGTCCTGAAGACCGACACCGAGATCCCCTGGGGGGACGGGCGGCTGTGTTTCGGTTCGGTGGAAGTCACCCACCAGGTCGTCTCCTTCCTGCGCCGCAGACTGATCACCGGAGAGGTTCTGGGGGAGACGAAGCTCGATCTCCCTCCCCGCACCCTCCGCACCCGTGCCGTGTGGTGGACGGTCGCGGAGGACCAGCTCGACGCCGCCGGGATCAGCCCCGAAATCCTCGGAGGCGCCCTTCACGCAGCCGAACACGCGTCGATCGGTATGCTCCCGTTGTTCGCCACCTGCGACCGCTGGGACATCGGTGGGGTGTCGGTGCCGCTCCACCCGGACACGCTCCTGCCGACCGTCTTCGTCTACGACGGGCACCCAGGTGGCGCGGGCTTCGCCGAGCGGGCCTTCCGGACTGCCTGCGCGTGGCTGACGGCCACCCGGCAGGCCATCGCGTCCTGCGAGTGCGAGGCCGGCTGCCCGTCCTGTATCCAGTCCCCCAAGTGCGGTAACGGCAATGAGCCCCTGCACAAGCGTGGTGCCGTCCGCCTTCTGGCCGAGCTTCTGCGAAACGCGCCGCCGGACCCGGGCGGGGGCCCCCGCCCGGAGGGAAGCGAACAGTGA
- a CDS encoding STAS domain-containing protein: MDLSLSTRNVSGPGGDRTVVEVGGEIDVYTAPKLREQLVELVNDGSYHLVVDMEGVDFLDSTGLGVLVGGLKRVRAHEGSLRLVCNQERILKIFRITGLTKVFPIHTTVDEAVAATD; encoded by the coding sequence GTGGACCTGTCCCTGTCGACTCGCAATGTGTCCGGCCCTGGTGGCGACCGTACGGTCGTCGAGGTCGGTGGCGAGATTGATGTGTATACCGCGCCCAAGCTGCGCGAGCAGTTGGTCGAGTTGGTGAATGACGGCAGTTACCACCTGGTCGTCGACATGGAAGGTGTCGACTTCCTCGACTCCACCGGACTCGGCGTGCTGGTGGGCGGCCTGAAGCGTGTCCGGGCCCATGAGGGCTCGTTGCGCCTGGTGTGCAACCAGGAGCGCATTCTCAAGATCTTCCGGATCACGGGTCTGACCAAGGTGTTCCCCATCCACACCACGGTCGACGAGGCTGTCGCGGCCACGGACTGA
- a CDS encoding ATP-binding protein yields MPTVELRFSAQPEHVRTARLVAAAVARRAGVDEAVLDEVRLAVGEACSRAVGLHRGHGITAPVSVVLTEGEKSFSIEVGDAVPGHGSDSVSSGRRQGVAGGPDEPETDTDSEDEMGLAVISGLVDDVEVRSAPDGGVIRMSWPAAPAVVVS; encoded by the coding sequence ATGCCAACCGTTGAACTCCGCTTCAGCGCTCAGCCCGAACACGTCAGGACGGCCCGCCTCGTGGCAGCCGCCGTGGCGCGTCGGGCCGGAGTCGACGAGGCGGTGCTCGACGAGGTCAGGCTGGCCGTCGGGGAGGCGTGCAGCCGTGCGGTGGGACTCCACCGGGGCCATGGCATCACCGCCCCGGTGTCGGTGGTGCTGACCGAAGGGGAGAAGTCGTTCTCCATCGAGGTCGGTGACGCCGTTCCCGGGCATGGGAGTGATTCCGTGTCCTCCGGGCGCCGGCAGGGCGTGGCCGGGGGGCCCGACGAGCCGGAGACGGATACCGACAGCGAGGACGAGATGGGCCTCGCGGTCATCAGTGGTCTCGTCGACGACGTGGAAGTCAGATCGGCCCCCGACGGCGGCGTCATCCGTATGAGCTGGCCCGCGGCGCCCGCGGTGGTCGTTTCCTGA